The Fusarium musae strain F31 chromosome 10, whole genome shotgun sequence DNA window GAAAGGATTACATAGCCCACAGTTTTCTGTGGGCGTCGCCAAGGATCGTGTTGGATGTTGTGCATCGTTGTGATCGTAACAAGTCGCTTTCAAAGGCTGCGAGAACGCCAAGTATGGCCACTCGCTTATCGCCGTCGAGGCTGGTTATGGCGTTGCTTCCTTTCGTTCATACCTAATGATTGTTATACTCGGTCGATGTATCAGCTATGGGGATCGTCCTCAGTAGTACCCGTGGCCTCTTATGACAAAGAGTTTCTGCCACGTCGTCCACGGCGAGATTCATTGGTGACTGTCTTGGTAAGGGCGTTATCCACCATGACATCGTCCTTCTTGATACTTCTTCGTGGAATCCAGAAAAGCTGAACTGCTCCGATGATAGCTACAACAACGCAGCTGAACCATGCTGACACGGAACCTGACAGAGCATAGAAAACTCCAGCAAGGGGCGGTGCAACAGTACGTGCCAAACAGGCACCAGACATAGCCAAGCCATTGACTCGGCCAAGCACCTGAGGGGATGGCGTAGCATCCTTGATAAGAATGAGAGTAACGGGTGCCACTATCAACCCGCAAAAGCTCTGCATTAACAACGATGCGTAGATTCCCAAGGAGACAACTGGTTCGCCGAACGCGGAGAGGAAAGGCATGAGCATGTAGGAAGCAGGATACATGATAATCATGCTCACAAAGGAATGCCATACTCCAACACGGCTGACGAACACGGGGAAGATGACGGCCTGGATAAACAGACCCAGTACTCCATTCACTGCGAGATATACGCCGACATCGTGTACGGTGTAACCAAGACCACCAATCCAGTCGATAGCTCCGCGTTTCTCGGAAGGATCGTCAAGCAGATATGTGGCAAGAAGACTGCTTGCAGCCATCTGGTGATACGAGAAGATAAGCAGTGCGACGATGAGCATCATAATCGTCTTATTGAACGTCCGTTCACCGGACTTGGCCTGCTCGtcctcctgctcctcgtTAGGGGGTGTGAGAAGATCCTGAGGAAGGACGATGGAGTGCACAGTTCCGAAAGAAGAGCGGCGGAGGTCGATAAAGTCGTGTTCGACTGCCATTCCAAGACTGGACTCGGCGAAGCGAGGTCGTGATCGGCTGGTGGAGGGTGACATGTGTCGACGGCTGCGAGAAACGGAGGTGCGGACTGCAGAGCGTCGGAGAGGTGTGCGCTCATCGATTGATTCGAGATCGTCTATGGCGGGGACTGCTTGGTAGTTAATAACGCCGTTCTCGCCCTCGGATCCGGGCTTGACAAGGgtctcctcgagaagaaagagtcCTTGGATAACCGCGATAGCTACCACGGCCACTGAGACAAGGTTAGGAAGCAGGTAAGGATATCGTCCAAACAGTCCATCCTCGGAAAAGATTGAAGGATAGAATTTGGCGGGTTGAGCGAGGAAACCTCCCATCGCAGACCCGATGATGCCGCCAAGAGTCCAGACGAAAGGCTGTACGGCGTAG harbors:
- a CDS encoding hypothetical protein (EggNog:ENOG41), giving the protein MVKDLGIAEKDASLYAGLLVSAYAVAEALTSMGWGILSDRVGRKPVVLFGLVGVALSSLIFGLAKSYWVALLARFVGGALNGNVSVMQTMVAEMVKLPEHEPKAYAVQPFVWTLGGIIGSAMGGFLAQPAKFYPSIFSEDGLFGRYPYLLPNLVSVAVVAIAVIQGLFLLEETLVKPGSEGENGVINYQAVPAIDDLESIDERTPLRRSAVRTSVSRSRRHMSPSTSRSRPRFAESSLGMAVEHDFIDLRRSSFGTVHSIVLPQDLLTPPNEEQEDEQAKSGERTFNKTIMMLIVALLIFSYHQMAASSLLATYLLDDPSEKRGAIDWIGGLGYTVHDVGVYLAVNGVLGLFIQAVIFPVFVSRVGVWHSFVSMIIMYPASYMLMPFLSAFGEPVVSLGIYASLLMQSFCGLIVAPVTLILIKDATPSPQVLGRVNGLAMSGACLARTVAPPLAGVFYALSGSVSAWFSCVVVAIIGAVQLFWIPRRSIKKDDVMVDNALTKTVTNESRRGRRGRNSLS